The following coding sequences lie in one Apium graveolens cultivar Ventura chromosome 1, ASM990537v1, whole genome shotgun sequence genomic window:
- the LOC141666356 gene encoding calmodulin-7, which yields MADQLTDDQISEFKEAFSLFDKDGDGCITTKELGTVMRSLGQNPTEAELQDMINEVDADGNGTIDFPEFLNLMARKMKDTDSEEELKEAFRVFDKDQNGFISAAELRHVMTNLGEKLTDEEVDEMIREADVDGDGQINYEEFVKVMMAK from the exons ATGGCCGATCAGCTAACAGATGATCAGATCTCCGAGTTTAAGGAAGCTTTCAGCCTGTTCGATAAGGATGGCGATG GTTGTATCACTACCAAGGAGCTTGGAACTGTGATGAGGTCCTTGGGACAGAACCCAACAGAGGCTGAGCTTCAAGACATGATCAATGAGGTTGATGCAGACGGGAATGGGACAATTGATTTCCCCGAGTTTCTCAACTTGATGGCAAGAAAGATGAAGGACACAGACTCTGAGGAAGAGCTAAAGGAGGCATTCCGGGTGTTTGATAAGGACCAAAATGGCTTCATCTCTGCAGCCGAGCTTCGACATGTTATGACAAACCTTGGGGAGAAGCTCACTGATGAAGAAGTCGATGAGATGATTCGTGAGGCTGATGTGGATGGTGACGGGCAAATCAACTATGAGGAGTTCGTCAAGGTCATGATGGCTAAGTGA